Proteins encoded together in one Lathyrus oleraceus cultivar Zhongwan6 chromosome 5, CAAS_Psat_ZW6_1.0, whole genome shotgun sequence window:
- the LOC127078496 gene encoding zinc finger BED domain-containing protein RICESLEEPER 2-like, translated as MYTPPRSMSSNSYYYRNYPYYYPYRSNMYGYYDEYHSIYDEANNIVERNPYPFDDPYFDRRMVESGYPYYDSRYVFHGRVDPYTSYQSYFETPLLSYPQPLPSPTIHPFYTPDWLCTIMNTWLLVDILNYVVNENSNIKDFSLQAVYDSSSPRTKMTNVGTTYATSENTVSTPPPTISNEMPPPHTKKRRNRSEVWKHFIVSSEEEQKASYKYCDTKIKYNNGTSSMHAHVSRCLVYKRQRTLSSTTSVEEHVGSPLIVKFDQEAIRRAMVKMFINMEIPFRKVEHESFHEFMNLASPRFQICSRATLVRDVSKLWDSERMILKISLSLNCRRVCFTTDMWTSSCQKLSYMCVTAHFIDNNWHLQKKILTFCQVTSHTGDAICATIEMCLNSWGLNCVLSLTVDNASSNDVGVERLKRRLLSRNSLVMSGNHFHMRCCAHILNLIVKEGLKDIDGSIGRIRHAVWYVRSSPARLAKFKACIDEESMDYKGLVWLDVETRWNSTYLMLVSASKHERTFEELSFRDKKYVNELTKKGKGVPTEEDWKHINLIIPFLKLFYNATLHISGSSYLTSNIYMFEILGIGKSIVDMCASEDEHLCSVAQKMKKKYDKYRGNHEKFNMLLLIALVFDPKRKIRLVDWMVRRYYNKDDADALKANLESSLKSIYEEYRVGFMSPQEGRDNADNELTTYLGEKLEHNMEINVLEWWKVNSDRYPILSNIARDILAIPISTVASEFAFSTGERVLDPYRNSLTPTTVESLICTQDWLKGTSSSLITNEDFDILERFEQELLYTEDGASCSTSSTSVTLEDDLTVKNSKH; from the exons ATGTATACTCCTCCAAGAAGCATG TCAAGTAATAGTTACTATTATCGAAATTATCCATATTATTATCCATATCGTAGCAACATGTATGGTTACTATGATGAATACCATAGTATATATGATGAAGCCAACAACATTGTGGAAAGAAATCCATATCCATTTGATGATCCATATTTTGATAGAAGAATGGTGGAATCTGGTTATCCATATTATGATTCAAGATATGTTTTTCATGGAAGAGTTGACCCTTACACTAGCTATCAATCTTACTTTGAGACTCCATTGTTGTCTTACCCTCAACCATTGCCATCACCAACCATACATCCATTTTATACACCAGATTGGTTGTGTACTATtat GAACACTTGGCTCCTAGTGGATATCTTGAATTACGTTGTGAACGAAAACTCTAATATAAAGGATTTTTCACTTCAAGCTGTGTATGATTCGTCGTCGCCCCG AACCAAGATGACTAATGTTGGTACAACTTATGCAACATCCGAGAATACAGTTTCAACCCCTCCACCTACAATCTCTAATGAAATGCCACCTCCTCACACTAAGAAGCGAAGGAATCGTTCAGAGGTTTGGAAGCATTTCATTGTATCGTCGGAAGAAGAACAAAAAGCTTCGTACAAATACTGTGACACGAAAATTAAGTATAATAATGGAACTAGTTCCATGCATGCTCATGTATCGAGATGCCTTGTTTACAAGAGGCAAAGGACATTATCTTCTACGACAAGTGTTGAAGAACATGTTGGCTCTCCTTTAATTGTCAAGTTTGACCAAGAAGCCATTAGAAGAGCAATGGTTAAGATGTTCATAAACATGGAGATTCCTTTTCGGAAGGTTGAACATGAGTCTTTTCATGAATTTATGAATCTCGCATCACCAAGATTTCAGATTTGTTCACGCGCAACACTAGTGCGTGATGTCTCGAAACTATGGGATAGTGAAAGAATGATTTTGAAAATTTCTCTCTCTCTGAATTGTCGAAGAGTTTGTTTCACTACTGATATGTGGACTTCTTCTTGTCAAAAGTTGAGTTATATGTGTGTGACAGCCCATTTCATTGACAATAATTGGCACTTACAGAAGAAGATTTTAACTTTTTGTCAAGTCACAAGTCATACAGGGGATGCTATTTGTGCAACAATTGAGATGTGCTTGAACAGTTGGGGGTTAAACTGTGTGCTTAGTTTGACAGTTGATAATGCTTCATCTAATGATGTTGGGGTTGAGCGTCTCAAGAGAAGGCTTTTGTCTAGGAATAGTTTAGTTATGAGTGGAAACCATTTTCATATGCGGTGTTGTGCGCATATATTGAATTTAATTGTGAAAGAAGGTTTGAAAGACATTGATGGCTCTATTGGTAGAATCCGTCATGCTGTGTGGTATGTTAGATCTTCTCCTGCGAGACTTGCTAAATTCAAGGCATGTATTGATGAGGAAAGCATGGATTATAAAGGTTTAGTTTGGCTAGATGTTGAGACTCGTTGGAACTCAACATACTTGATGTTAGTATCCGCATCAAAACATGAGAGGACCTTTGAAGAATTAAGTTTTCGAGATAAAAAGTATGTGAATGAGTTGACAAAGAAGGGGAAAGGTGTTCCGACAGAAGAAGATTGGAAGCATATTAACTTAATCATTCCATTCTTGAAGTTATTTTATAATGCTACCTTACACATATCGGGGTCATCTTATTTGACAAGCAATATTTATATGTTTGAGATCCTGGGTATTGGAAAGAGCATTGTGGATATGTGTGCGTCTGAAGATGAGCATCTATGTTCAGTAGCTcaaaaaatgaagaagaaatatGATAAATATAGGGGAAATCATGAGAAGTTTAACATGTTGTTGTTGATTGCTCTAGTATTCGACCCTAAGCGCAAGATTAGATTGGTCGATTGGATGGTAAGGCGATATTATAATAAGGATGATGCTGACGCCTTGAAAGCAAATTTAGAGTCTAGCTTGAAATCTATTTATGAGGAATATCGTGTTGGATTTATGTCTCCTCAAG AAGGGCGTGACAATGCGGATAATGAGTTAACTACTTATCTTGGAGAGAAGTTAGAGCATAACATGGAGATAAATGTTCTAGAGTGGTGGAAAGTGAACTCTGACCGATATCCCATCCTTTCAAACATTGCAAGAGACATCCTGGCTATACCTATAAGCACAGTGGCTTCTGAATTTGCATTCAGTACAGGAGAAAGGGTGCTTGATCCATATCGCAACTCATTAACACCTACAACAGTCGAATCGTTGATATGCACCCAAGATTGGCTCAAAGGAACATCTTCCTCCTTGATTACAAATGAAGATTTTGATATTCTTGAGAGATTTGAGCAAG AATTACTTTATACGGAAGATGGTGCTAGCTGTTCAACCTCTTCAACTTCTGTTACACTCGAAGATGATTTAACGGTAAAGAATTCTAAA CATTAA